The Ruania halotolerans genome contains the following window.
CGTTCGGGTCAAGGATGCTCAGGATGCGATTCAGATCCTGCACGCTCGCAAACTCGATGCTCACATGACCTTTTCTTTGCCCAAGGTTGACCTTAACCTTGGTATCGAGCTTGTCCGACATGCGGCTCGCGAGTTCACCGAGTGCGGCGGAATGCCCGCCCGCTCGCGGGCGGCGGCGCATCTCCGGTTGCAGCGCCTCCTCCCCGATCGTGACGATCTCTTCGGTGGCTCGTACGCTCAGGCCTTCGGCCACGATTCGCTGAGCGAGGCGTTCCATCGCCGCACCGTCACCCAGCCCGAGGAGAGCCCGTGCGTGACCGGCGCTGAGGACCCCGGCGGCCACTCGCCGTTGCACGAGCGGGGGAAGTTTGAGCAGGCGCAGCGTATTGCTGATCTGTGGGCGTGAGCGGGCGATCCTGGTAGCGAGCTCATCATGGGTGCAATGGAAATCCTCGAGAAGCTGCTGGTAGGCAGCTGCCTCTTCGAGTGGGTTGAGCTGAACACGGTGCAGGTTCTCCAGGAGCGCATCCCGGAGCATGTCATCCTGGGCCGTGTCGCGGATGATCGCCGGCACTGTGGCGTTACCCGCCAGGCGGGAAGCGCGCCAGCGGCGTTCGCCCATGATGAGTTCATAGGTGCTCTGGCCCTCAGTGTCGGTGCCCGAGGGGCGCACCACCACGGGCTGAAGCACACCGACCTCACGGATCGAGCTGGCGAGCTCGTTCAGGTCGTCGTCGTCGAAGATCTGCCGAGGCTGGCTCGCATTCGGGCTGATCGAATCCACCGGCACCTCGGCGAAGCGAGCACCGGGCACAGCCACGAGCCCGTCCTCGTCCGCAGAACGCTCCGTGGCGGCTGCAGCGTCCCCTGGGGCGCGGGCGTCCCCGTTCGCGGCAGCTAGGTGGCTCTCATCGACACCTTCGGTACCCGCCGGGACACTCACCGTGGCAGTTCGTCCTGAGTCGGCTGGGCCGGACTCGGGCACCGCGGACTCCGCTTCGAGTTCGGCCAGGAGGCGTTCGCTCGCGCTCAACGGCACATCCGAATGACCGCCGTCGGTGGCCGGAGCGGCGTCCGGTGCCATGACTGCCGCCGTCGCCGTCGTCTGTGCCGTCTCAGCGGGCTCGGTCGCCGCAGTCGCCGAGTCTTCGTTCACGGCAGGATCGGCGGCTGTTGCGCTCTCCTGTTCCGCTTGCGAGCCGCGCTCCTGCTCGGGAAAGAAGACGTCGACCGGTCGCTGACCACCGCCCGCTCCAGTCGGGATCAATGCACCCAACCCCCGACCTAGGCCGCGGCGTCGTTCGGTCATCTCTGGTCTCCTTCGTTCCCCGCGTCAGCATCGTCGCTGGACGGGGCCTGTGCGTAGTTCTCGAGCGGCTGGAGTCCGCGCTGGGCGATCTCACGGGCCGCCTCTAGGTAGGCGAGCGCCCCGGTAGAACCGCCATCGTAGGTCAGAACTGTCTGGCCATACGAGGGCGCTTCGGAGATTCGGACAGATCGCGGGACGGCGGTGCGCAATGTCTGATCCGGGAAGTGCTCACGGACTTCGGCCGCCACCTGCTGCGCCAAGTTGGTCCGTGCGTCGTACATGGTCAGCAGGATCGTGGACACGTGCAATGCCGGGTTGAGGTGGGCGCGGATGAGGTTGATGTTGT
Protein-coding sequences here:
- a CDS encoding ParB/RepB/Spo0J family partition protein gives rise to the protein MTERRRGLGRGLGALIPTGAGGGQRPVDVFFPEQERGSQAEQESATAADPAVNEDSATAATEPAETAQTTATAAVMAPDAAPATDGGHSDVPLSASERLLAELEAESAVPESGPADSGRTATVSVPAGTEGVDESHLAAANGDARAPGDAAAATERSADEDGLVAVPGARFAEVPVDSISPNASQPRQIFDDDDLNELASSIREVGVLQPVVVRPSGTDTEGQSTYELIMGERRWRASRLAGNATVPAIIRDTAQDDMLRDALLENLHRVQLNPLEEAAAYQQLLEDFHCTHDELATRIARSRPQISNTLRLLKLPPLVQRRVAAGVLSAGHARALLGLGDGAAMERLAQRIVAEGLSVRATEEIVTIGEEALQPEMRRRPRAGGHSAALGELASRMSDKLDTKVKVNLGQRKGHVSIEFASVQDLNRILSILDPNEPGILRDGAPEEE